A region of Streptomyces sp. R44 DNA encodes the following proteins:
- a CDS encoding extracellular solute-binding protein, whose amino-acid sequence MASTLPSRRSFLALSGLTALSVSMAAACGVDDSGGKPSADGTVSFEWWNIATTEPGKSLFPQISSAFTSAHPKITIKTTSLENEAFKSKLTASTSSGKLPDVFQTWGGGVLQQQVDAGLVEDLTDAFAWSSDLIPVSLQAYQFGGRTYGVPYDVGMVGFWYNKKLFAKAGITAPPATWAEFLEDVRKLKAAGITPIALAGKEKWPGHYYWAYLAMRVAGLPALQRAATTKDFTGAGFVQAGTHLKELVDLQPFQTAFLGAGYATPGGQAATMGNGKAAMELMGQWGPSVQKDAGADLGADLGFFPFPTVDGGAGRITEVFGGGGGFALRKGAPKEAMDFLKFLVLDNESKLLASNGYLPVVKGAESRLTDANKKVVADSLVKATGFQLFLDQAYPPAVGQEVNDSVADLIAGKKTPEQVTRSITEAAKGA is encoded by the coding sequence ATGGCCAGCACCCTCCCGAGCCGACGTAGCTTCCTGGCGCTCTCGGGCTTGACCGCACTGTCCGTCTCCATGGCCGCGGCCTGCGGCGTCGACGACTCCGGCGGCAAGCCGTCGGCCGACGGCACGGTGTCGTTCGAGTGGTGGAACATCGCCACGACAGAACCGGGCAAGTCCCTCTTCCCGCAGATCTCCTCGGCGTTCACGTCCGCCCACCCGAAGATCACGATCAAGACGACCTCGTTGGAGAACGAGGCGTTCAAGTCCAAGCTGACCGCCTCCACTTCCTCGGGCAAGCTCCCCGATGTCTTCCAGACCTGGGGCGGCGGTGTGCTGCAGCAGCAGGTCGACGCGGGGCTCGTCGAGGACCTCACCGACGCGTTCGCCTGGTCGTCCGACCTCATCCCGGTCTCGCTGCAGGCCTATCAGTTCGGGGGCCGGACCTACGGGGTGCCCTACGACGTCGGCATGGTCGGCTTCTGGTACAACAAGAAGCTCTTCGCCAAGGCCGGGATCACCGCTCCGCCGGCCACCTGGGCCGAGTTCCTCGAAGACGTCAGGAAGCTCAAGGCGGCGGGCATCACCCCGATCGCCCTCGCCGGCAAGGAGAAGTGGCCGGGCCACTACTACTGGGCCTACCTCGCGATGCGCGTCGCAGGCCTCCCCGCGCTGCAGCGGGCAGCGACCACCAAGGACTTCACCGGGGCCGGCTTCGTCCAGGCCGGCACCCACCTCAAGGAGCTGGTGGACCTCCAGCCGTTCCAGACGGCCTTCCTCGGCGCCGGCTACGCCACCCCCGGCGGCCAGGCCGCGACCATGGGCAACGGCAAGGCCGCCATGGAGCTGATGGGGCAGTGGGGACCGTCGGTGCAGAAGGACGCGGGCGCCGACCTCGGAGCGGACCTGGGCTTCTTCCCCTTCCCGACGGTCGACGGCGGTGCCGGCCGGATCACCGAGGTGTTCGGCGGTGGTGGCGGCTTCGCGCTGCGCAAGGGCGCCCCGAAGGAGGCGATGGACTTCCTGAAGTTCCTCGTCCTGGACAACGAGTCCAAGCTGCTGGCCTCCAACGGCTACCTGCCGGTGGTCAAGGGCGCCGAGAGCCGGCTCACCGACGCCAACAAGAAGGTGGTGGCCGACAGCCTGGTCAAGGCGACGGGCTTCCAGCTCTTCCTCGACCAGGCCTACCCGCCGGCGGTCGGCCAGGAGGTCAACGACAGCGTCGCCGACCTCATCGCGGGCAAGAAGACGCCCGAGCAGGTCACCCGGTCGATCACCGAGGCTGCGAAGGGTGCCTAG
- a CDS encoding carbohydrate ABC transporter permease produces MSTLTEERTEDVVPVRPPAPARSLLRGWGSWASVAWFLVPALVLFLVFVLAPIVVAVWTGFFKWGGVGPMDDFVGFENYARLFGDPVFLGDLGRGLYLIVLSITVQLPFALFTAVLLNQRLRGRAVYRMLFFAPYILSEVVTAVLFTMIFLPGDGMADHLVGALGLDGLKGTWLADPSTVMPTLFVVMVWKYFGFHMMLYLAGLQSIPAEIIEAATIDGAGAWQRFRYVTLPLLGPTIRISVFLSIIGSIQLFDLVWVMTAGGPNHSSETMAISMFQFGFKRYQVGYASAISVVMFMISLVFSLFYQRHVLRRDLSGAVTSGGDR; encoded by the coding sequence GTGTCCACCCTGACCGAGGAACGGACGGAGGACGTCGTGCCGGTGCGCCCGCCCGCCCCGGCCCGGTCGCTCCTGCGCGGGTGGGGAAGCTGGGCGTCGGTCGCCTGGTTCCTCGTCCCGGCTCTGGTCCTCTTCCTCGTCTTCGTCCTCGCTCCGATCGTCGTCGCCGTCTGGACCGGCTTCTTCAAGTGGGGCGGAGTCGGCCCCATGGACGACTTCGTAGGCTTCGAGAACTACGCCCGGCTGTTCGGCGATCCGGTCTTCCTCGGCGATCTGGGGCGCGGTCTGTACCTGATCGTCCTGTCGATCACGGTGCAGTTGCCGTTCGCGCTGTTCACGGCGGTCCTGCTGAACCAGAGGCTGCGCGGCCGGGCCGTGTACCGGATGCTGTTCTTCGCGCCGTACATCCTGTCCGAGGTCGTCACGGCGGTCCTCTTCACGATGATCTTCCTGCCCGGGGACGGCATGGCCGACCACCTCGTCGGCGCCCTCGGCCTGGACGGGCTGAAGGGGACGTGGCTCGCCGACCCCTCGACCGTCATGCCGACCCTGTTCGTGGTCATGGTCTGGAAGTACTTCGGTTTCCACATGATGCTCTACCTCGCCGGACTGCAGAGCATCCCGGCCGAGATCATCGAGGCGGCCACCATCGACGGCGCCGGCGCCTGGCAGCGCTTCCGGTACGTGACGCTGCCGCTGCTCGGCCCGACGATCCGGATCAGCGTCTTCCTGTCGATCATCGGGTCCATCCAGCTCTTCGACCTCGTCTGGGTCATGACCGCGGGCGGGCCCAACCACTCCTCCGAGACCATGGCGATCTCGATGTTCCAGTTCGGGTTCAAGCGGTACCAGGTCGGCTACGCCAGTGCGATCAGTGTGGTGATGTTCATGATCAGTCTGGTCTTCTCCCTCTTCTACCAGCGTCATGTGCTCCGCCGTGACCTGAGCGGGGCCGTCACCTCGGGAGGCGACCGATGA
- a CDS encoding carbohydrate ABC transporter permease has protein sequence MNARRTARGLSLHAVVWLIGAFVVVPLVYAVISGFKSTGELTSNPFGLPEHWRTGNYTGILGDGMFWRQIANSAGMAIGTTCCTVAASAMAAFVLARYAFRGRELFYTLFTIGLMFPFAVAVLPLFLLLRTFDLLDNPLGVILPQAAFGLPMTIIILRGFFRTIPAEVEEAAVVDGCGKLRFFWKILLPMARPALGTVSVLAIVASWNNFFLPLLVFNDPTWQTIPVGVQQFQGQYSTDYARVLAYIVLAMVPALAFYAVAERQLIGGLTAGATKG, from the coding sequence ATGAACGCCCGCAGGACGGCACGCGGTCTGTCGCTGCACGCGGTGGTCTGGCTGATCGGCGCGTTCGTCGTCGTACCGCTGGTCTACGCGGTGATCTCCGGGTTCAAGAGCACCGGCGAGCTGACGTCCAACCCGTTCGGGCTGCCGGAGCACTGGAGGACCGGCAACTACACCGGCATTCTCGGCGACGGGATGTTCTGGCGGCAGATCGCCAACAGCGCGGGCATGGCCATCGGTACGACATGCTGCACCGTGGCGGCCTCCGCGATGGCGGCGTTCGTGCTGGCCCGCTACGCGTTCCGGGGCAGGGAGCTGTTCTACACGCTGTTCACGATCGGGCTGATGTTCCCGTTCGCGGTGGCCGTCCTGCCGCTGTTCCTGCTGCTGCGCACCTTCGACCTGCTCGACAACCCGCTCGGAGTGATCCTCCCGCAGGCAGCCTTCGGGCTCCCCATGACGATCATCATCCTGCGCGGTTTCTTCCGGACCATCCCGGCGGAGGTCGAGGAAGCGGCCGTCGTGGACGGCTGCGGCAAGCTCCGCTTCTTCTGGAAGATCCTGCTCCCCATGGCGCGTCCGGCGCTCGGCACGGTCTCGGTGCTCGCGATCGTCGCGAGCTGGAACAACTTCTTCCTGCCGCTGCTGGTGTTCAACGACCCGACATGGCAGACGATCCCGGTCGGCGTCCAGCAGTTCCAGGGCCAGTATTCGACCGACTACGCGCGCGTCCTCGCCTACATCGTCCTCGCCATGGTCCCTGCCCTCGCCTTCTACGCCGTCGCCGAACGGCAGTTGATCGGCGGCCTGACCGCCGGCGCCACCAAGGGCTGA
- a CDS encoding glycoside hydrolase has translation MKRLTALAAALMFALSSQAAAAPARSGIDFRAELQPIDGFGFSMAFQRADLLHGARGLSPAKQREVLDLLLSKDKGAGLSILRLGIGSSTDRVYDHMPTILPADPGGPDAAPTYVWDGWDGGQVWLAKEAKAYGVKRFFADAWSAPAFMKTNGSENDGGELLPEWRQAYANYLVQYAKFYQREGIGITDLGFTNEPDWTATYASMRFTPQQAVEFLKVLGPTLRVSGLKTEPVCCDAAGWDRQAAYTEAIEADPEADRLVRTVTGHRYSGPTDVPQPTDQHVWMSEWSPDGSTWNENWDDGSGYDGLTVAADIQNTLTVGNANAYVYWTGASLGATRGLIQLANPGDGYRVSKRYWALAAFSRFIRPGAVRVPVTNTDPALKITAFRNADGSRVIEILNTSTTQSTAEFSLRGGHDRHPDGFVTDETRSITPSDIVSTHGTTLTAKLAPRALTTVVLD, from the coding sequence GTGAAACGCCTGACCGCACTGGCAGCAGCACTGATGTTCGCGTTGTCATCCCAGGCCGCGGCCGCCCCCGCGCGCTCCGGCATCGACTTCCGCGCCGAACTCCAGCCCATCGACGGATTCGGCTTCTCGATGGCCTTCCAGCGGGCCGACCTGCTGCACGGCGCGCGCGGACTCAGCCCGGCCAAGCAGCGCGAGGTGCTCGACCTGCTGCTCAGCAAGGACAAAGGCGCGGGCCTGTCGATCCTGCGCCTGGGCATCGGATCGTCGACCGACAGGGTCTACGACCACATGCCGACGATCCTGCCGGCCGATCCCGGCGGGCCGGACGCCGCGCCGACATACGTCTGGGACGGCTGGGACGGCGGCCAGGTATGGCTCGCCAAGGAGGCCAAGGCCTACGGGGTGAAACGATTCTTCGCCGATGCCTGGAGTGCCCCGGCCTTCATGAAGACCAACGGCAGCGAGAACGACGGCGGCGAGCTGCTGCCCGAATGGCGCCAGGCCTACGCGAACTACCTCGTCCAGTACGCGAAGTTCTACCAGCGGGAGGGCATCGGGATCACCGACCTGGGATTCACCAACGAACCCGACTGGACGGCGACCTACGCCTCGATGCGGTTCACCCCGCAGCAGGCCGTCGAGTTCCTCAAGGTGCTCGGGCCGACCCTTCGCGTGTCCGGACTGAAGACCGAGCCGGTCTGCTGCGACGCCGCCGGCTGGGACCGGCAGGCCGCCTACACCGAGGCCATCGAGGCGGACCCGGAGGCCGACAGGCTCGTACGGACCGTCACCGGCCATCGCTACAGCGGTCCGACCGACGTCCCGCAGCCGACGGACCAGCACGTCTGGATGTCGGAATGGTCGCCGGACGGCTCCACCTGGAACGAGAACTGGGACGACGGCAGTGGCTACGACGGCCTCACCGTCGCCGCCGACATCCAGAACACCCTGACCGTCGGCAACGCCAACGCCTACGTCTACTGGACCGGCGCGTCCCTCGGCGCGACCCGCGGTCTCATCCAGCTCGCCAACCCCGGTGACGGCTACCGGGTGTCCAAACGGTACTGGGCACTGGCCGCGTTCAGCCGGTTCATCCGCCCCGGCGCCGTCCGCGTCCCCGTCACGAACACCGACCCGGCCCTGAAGATCACGGCCTTCCGCAACGCCGACGGCAGCCGCGTGATCGAGATCCTCAACACCTCGACCACCCAAAGCACCGCCGAGTTCTCCCTTCGCGGCGGTCACGACCGGCACCCCGACGGCTTCGTCACCGACGAGACCCGCTCGATCACCCCGTCCGACATCGTCTCCACGCACGGCACGACCCTCACAGCGAAGCTCGCCCCGCGCGCGCTCACCACCGTCGTCCTCGACTGA
- a CDS encoding endo-1,4-beta-xylanase, whose translation MPMSRNLAALAAAVCLAAGLAAAPAAAEPHPRTLGDLAEQHHKYFGSATDNPEFTDAAYLKLLGSEFGQTTPGNAMKWYATEPQRGVFDFTAGDEVVAFAKAHHQKVRGHTLVWHNQLPAWLTEGTWTADELRAVLKKHIQTEVRHYKGQVIHWDVVNEAFNEDGTYRETLFYKTLGPGYIADALRWAHEADRHAKLYLNDYNVDGIGPKSDAYHTLIKQLKADGVPVEGFGIQGHLALQYGFPADVRQNLQRFADLGVEVAITELDIRMTLPATPEKLATQATWYADYVKACLAVKKCVGVTIWDYTDKYSWIPSVFPGEGAALPYDENLLPKPAYHAIKEVLGG comes from the coding sequence ATGCCCATGTCCCGGAATCTCGCGGCCCTGGCCGCCGCCGTCTGCCTCGCGGCCGGACTGGCCGCCGCGCCCGCAGCCGCCGAGCCCCACCCCAGGACGCTCGGCGATCTGGCCGAGCAGCACCACAAGTACTTCGGCTCCGCCACCGACAACCCCGAGTTCACCGACGCCGCCTATCTGAAGCTCCTCGGCAGCGAATTCGGGCAGACCACCCCCGGCAACGCCATGAAGTGGTACGCCACCGAGCCCCAGCGCGGCGTCTTCGACTTCACCGCCGGCGACGAGGTGGTGGCCTTCGCCAAGGCCCACCACCAGAAGGTCCGCGGCCACACCCTCGTCTGGCACAACCAGCTCCCCGCCTGGCTCACCGAGGGCACCTGGACCGCCGACGAGCTGCGCGCCGTCCTCAAGAAGCACATACAGACGGAGGTCCGGCACTACAAGGGCCAGGTGATCCACTGGGACGTCGTCAACGAGGCCTTCAACGAGGACGGCACCTACCGCGAGACGCTCTTCTACAAGACGCTCGGCCCGGGCTACATCGCCGACGCCCTGCGCTGGGCCCACGAGGCCGACCGGCACGCCAAGCTGTACCTCAACGACTACAACGTCGACGGGATCGGCCCCAAGAGCGACGCCTACCACACCCTGATCAAGCAGCTGAAGGCCGACGGCGTCCCGGTGGAGGGCTTCGGCATCCAGGGCCATCTGGCGCTCCAGTACGGCTTCCCCGCCGACGTCCGGCAGAACCTCCAGCGCTTCGCCGACCTCGGGGTCGAGGTCGCGATCACCGAGCTCGACATCCGGATGACCCTCCCCGCGACCCCGGAGAAGCTCGCCACCCAGGCCACCTGGTACGCCGACTACGTCAAGGCCTGCCTGGCGGTGAAGAAGTGCGTCGGCGTCACCATCTGGGACTACACGGACAAGTACTCGTGGATCCCCTCCGTCTTTCCCGGCGAGGGCGCGGCGCTGCCCTACGACGAGAACCTGCTCCCCAAGCCCGCCTATCACGCGATCAAGGAGGTGCTGGGCGGATGA
- a CDS encoding Gfo/Idh/MocA family protein: MIRTAIVGTGGIAGVCHVPALRAQAHRAVIVAAVDVDAARAEAFAAEHGIPAVYTDLRTMLREQRPDLVHLCTPPFLHAEQAVACLESGAWVWCEKPVALSMAELDRIHAAEGPAAAGAVFQHRYGSGARYLRDRIAAGALGRPLVAQCVTAWYRDDAYYEVPWRGTWESEGGGPTLGHGIHQMDLMLAVLGAWAEVRAMAGRLERDVQTEDVSTALVRFENGAIATIVNSVLSPREESYLRFDLTDATVELRHLYGYSNADWTFTTRSADVKWEPPHDLPSSHTAQLAEFLDGYEAGIRPDLGRSTMELVTALYKAAITGLPVRRGEIEPADPFYGSLNGGRPEVFR; the protein is encoded by the coding sequence ATGATCAGGACGGCGATCGTCGGAACGGGCGGGATCGCGGGCGTGTGCCACGTCCCCGCCCTCCGGGCGCAGGCGCACCGGGCCGTGATCGTGGCAGCCGTCGACGTGGACGCCGCGCGCGCCGAGGCGTTCGCGGCCGAACACGGCATTCCCGCGGTCTACACCGACCTGCGCACGATGCTCCGGGAGCAGAGGCCTGACCTCGTGCACCTGTGCACGCCGCCGTTCCTGCACGCCGAACAGGCCGTGGCCTGCCTGGAGTCGGGGGCCTGGGTGTGGTGCGAGAAGCCGGTGGCACTGTCGATGGCCGAACTCGACCGGATCCACGCCGCCGAGGGGCCCGCCGCCGCGGGCGCGGTGTTCCAGCACAGGTACGGCTCGGGGGCCCGCTACCTGCGCGACCGGATCGCGGCCGGAGCGCTGGGCCGTCCGCTGGTCGCGCAGTGCGTCACGGCCTGGTACCGCGACGACGCGTACTACGAGGTGCCCTGGCGCGGTACGTGGGAGAGCGAGGGCGGTGGCCCGACGCTGGGCCACGGCATCCACCAGATGGACCTGATGCTCGCGGTGCTCGGCGCATGGGCCGAGGTCCGCGCGATGGCCGGCCGGCTCGAGCGTGATGTCCAGACGGAGGACGTGTCCACGGCACTGGTCCGGTTCGAGAACGGAGCCATCGCGACGATCGTCAACAGCGTCCTTTCGCCACGCGAGGAGAGCTACCTGCGATTCGACCTCACCGACGCCACGGTCGAGCTGCGGCATCTGTACGGCTACTCCAACGCGGACTGGACGTTCACCACCCGGTCGGCCGATGTGAAGTGGGAGCCGCCGCACGACCTGCCCAGCTCGCACACCGCCCAGCTCGCGGAGTTCCTGGACGGCTACGAGGCGGGGATCCGGCCCGACCTCGGCAGATCCACGATGGAGCTGGTCACCGCCCTGTACAAGGCAGCGATCACGGGCCTGCCGGTCCGGCGCGGGGAGATCGAGCCGGCCGACCCGTTCTACGGCTCGCTCAACGGAGGGCGCCCGGAGGTGTTCCGATGA